Genomic segment of Paenibacillus polymyxa:
AAGGCCTCTCCGATTACCCTTACAGGTACCATTGTCGTCCCATCCACTATGGATGCTGGCTGCTCGATAGAATACGGCTGACCGTTAATATATGCTTTCGGACTGTTAACAAATAATTTGACGGACACGCCGTTACGGGTGACAATAACAGCCTTTTCTTTCGGATCCCAGGAAACCTTTGCATCCAAAGCTTCGGAAGCTGTTCTAAACGGAACAAGTGTGGTCCCCTTGCGGTTAATCGGTTTGGCATCGTACTCTTCACCATTCACGAACAGCTTCATACCCGACGGCCGTCCAGCTTTCTTCGAGAATTCACCGAGCTTTTTGTAGCTGTCCAGGTCGGACACATTAGCCAGTACCGCCTCCTCCTGCATGTATACGGCATCTGTCACATTTCCGTTTTCAGCCAGTAGCTCAGCTGCTTCAGTCAGTGCTTTACCAGAATTCCGAATCAATTCAAGTTCAGCAACCTGCTCTGGAGTCAAACGGTCCGGGTATTTCGTAAGCAGCAGATTCGCAATAACAGCTCCTGCCGGCTTATCCTTTGTATTTTCTACCGCGTGAAGCAGACCCTTGTAACCGTTGCGTCCCTTGTGACCATTATGGTCTTTGGACTCCTCGTACGTATCATCCGTTACTGCAACAGGTTCGGTTTTTCTGATTTCTGCGTGTTTTTCTTTTTTACTGTTTTCATCCTTTTTACCGGATGCTTTGTCCTTTTGTTTTTTGGACTGATCATTGTCTGAGTCATGGGGATTGATTAGCTCTTCCCCGCTCTTTTCATTCCCGTCTTTAACAGACGTCTTTGCTTCCTGTTTGTTCTCCTGATCATTTCCGCGTCCCTGCTTGGCTTCAGCGGTTCCCGCTGCCAATCCCAAGACCAGTATACACGCTAGTAAAGCTGTCCAAGTGTTTCTCATGATGCGATTCCTCCTTATAGTAAAGACCGGGCTCAAATGTCCCTAGATGTATTAACGGCTTCTCTAAGCTGATTTTTTATCTTTTCTTTAACTAATGTGTGAGACACCAATATAGCCGCAGTCCAGATTGCCAAAAACCACTATAAAATTTTATTATACGCCTAACCTATTTACACAGTATAATGAGAATTACACATGCATTTTTTAAGTATCAGCCTTTACATTCGCATAATAGAAAGAAGATGAAACAGACATGTTCGGCACCATTCTTTTGGACGTTGTTTTACCTATTTTTGTACTTATCGGTTTTGGTTGTATCATGCAATATTATTTTCGACTGGATTTGTATACCTTAGCTAAAATCAATTTTTACTATATCACCCCCGCAGTTGTGTTTACGGGTCTTTATAATTCGGAAATTTCTTTAATGCTCATGGGTGAGGTTTCACTTTTTTATGCCTTGTACATAGCTATTCTGTACGTAATCAGCACTACCGTCGCCAGATCTCTGAAATACAGTCCCGGAATGCGTGGAGCTTTTACAAATAGTGTAATGCTAGATAATTCAGGAAATTATGGTCTGCCAATCAATCAGTTGGTGTTCAAAGGTGACCCTTTGGCCATTTCCGTTCAAGCTCTGATTATGACCTTTCAAAGCTTTGTCACATTTACATACGGCACTTTTGTTGTGCAAAACGGCAAGGCCAATACTCGAAAAATATTAATTAATTTTTTAAAAATGCCTGTTCCCTATGCGCTTGCGCTAGGTTTGCTCCTAAATCTGCTGCATAGTCCATTGCCTAATTTACTGGCTGAACCTTTGAATTATATTAGTCAGTCGATGGTTGCCGTGGCTCTGCTTACTTTGGGAGCACAAATTGTGCAATATCCCTTTCGTTTGCGCCGGACAGCCGTGTACATCAGTATGGTACTACGCCTGATTGCTGGTCCAATAGTCGGTTTTATGCTCGTCTTGCTGCTGGGTCTTAAGGGGATTCCCGCTCAAGCCTTGCTCATTGCATCGGGTATGCCTACCGGTGTTAATACAAGTATTTTGGCGGAAGAATATAAAAATGAACCCGATTTTGCCGCACAAACAGTATTACTTTCCACGATTGTGAATGTCATTACGATGACCCTGTTAATTTCAGCATCCCGTCATCTTGTTTGAGGTGTATGATCAATATAAAAAATGGATTAGAGACGCTTTTTGTCTAAGGACACGAGCGTTTCCTTTTCAAGATAAAAGAACATATGTTCCCATTTAGTATTTCCTTTTTCTACTTACAGTGGTGTGTTTGTTTTGTGGATATCGTATGCGAGAAAGAGTTTTTTTCTATTATGAATTTTTCATATAGTGAAATAATTATGCTCTTTGAATCTCTATTATCTGCCTGTTTTCAATTTGTCGTTGCTTTTTCCCCAAAAAAGAATGCGGGACAACAAGGTCATCAAAAATAAAGCCAGCTCACTCATTAGAGTGGCTGACTTAGGATTATCCTTATTAAGGTTTAGGGCTCAATTCCCCATTGCTTGCTTCCAGACAGGTAAGCGGTTATTTTAGCAGAATCTTGTAAACTGTTTGCTGTGGGATTAAATGAATAATCATCGGTTTGTGTGTAACTGCTCCAGTCCTCTTTGGATATCCGGGTTTGCAACTCCACACTTTGACCAGGCTCTAAAGAACCCGCAGCCGATTTAAACCCGATTTCTGCATAAGAATCTGCCCCTTGCTTCGCATTGAATAATGTTTTGAAGCTAGCAATCACATTCCCTGTACCGACGCTCGACCAATCCGTGAAGAAATTTTGTGCTTTCTCCCCGTTAATGGTGTAATAATAACGCAATGTCACATCTGCTAGGGAAATTGATGAGGTTCCCGTATTGGTTATTTTAAATTTGGAACTGATTGTATTGCTTGTGGCGGATACATTCCCATTGAAGGCTTGCACCTTCAGGACGCCCTCGCCTGTTCCCGGCTCACTTGGCGTATCCCCTTTCACCGTAATCGTGAACAACGCATCAGTGCCTGTACTAAAATGGAAGTTGAGCGTGGTCTCTCCTTTAGGAAGTTTCGATAAATACTTGTTAGTAAGAACGACCGTTTCTTCACTAACCGTATAATCTTCACCCTTGTTCAGCACCACGCTCCCCTGCTTGATCGCTTCTAGCGTATTACCGTTAAGTGTAAGCTTGACAGTAATATCGGTATTGTTGTTATCTACTCCATAGGTTGCAGTCGTTGGTGTAATACTTACTTGCCCGGTAGATGGCTGATCACCACCCACACGATCTGCCACCAGAATGCCGCGGCCATTCGTTCCCAGATAAGCACGTCCGTAAACCCGAGGGTCCCCAATAATTTTGGTCACTCGAGCATATTGATGCTTGTCATCATTAATGCGCGCCCAGTTTGCGCCAGCATCGTCCGAACGATAAAATCCACGTGTACCATCAATTTTACCAACGATAAATACCGCTGCATTCGTACGGTTCGGCGCTGCCTTACCAAAGCCTACAAAATCCGCTTCCTGCACATTAGAGAGCTTGGTGAACGTAGCGCCAGAATCCTTGGAATGCCATAAGCCATATGGCCCTCCATCCTCGGAGCCTCCGGCGAACCATACATCTCCTTCTGTTCCTCGTACAGCATCAATATCAGCATTGCCTGCTGTCGGTAAGCCAGTTACCGCTGATGGCGTAAAGGATACGCCTCCATTGGCGCTCACATATATTTTCCCGGAGGCAAATGCGTAATATTTATT
This window contains:
- a CDS encoding copper amine oxidase N-terminal domain-containing protein is translated as MRNTWTALLACILVLGLAAGTAEAKQGRGNDQENKQEAKTSVKDGNEKSGEELINPHDSDNDQSKKQKDKASGKKDENSKKEKHAEIRKTEPVAVTDDTYEESKDHNGHKGRNGYKGLLHAVENTKDKPAGAVIANLLLTKYPDRLTPEQVAELELIRNSGKALTEAAELLAENGNVTDAVYMQEEAVLANVSDLDSYKKLGEFSKKAGRPSGMKLFVNGEEYDAKPINRKGTTLVPFRTASEALDAKVSWDPKEKAVIVTRNGVSVKLFVNSPKAYINGQPYSIEQPASIVDGTTMVPVRVIGEALGTNVKWEPESQSVVVYEQPTTTTTSTS
- a CDS encoding AEC family transporter, which produces MFGTILLDVVLPIFVLIGFGCIMQYYFRLDLYTLAKINFYYITPAVVFTGLYNSEISLMLMGEVSLFYALYIAILYVISTTVARSLKYSPGMRGAFTNSVMLDNSGNYGLPINQLVFKGDPLAISVQALIMTFQSFVTFTYGTFVVQNGKANTRKILINFLKMPVPYALALGLLLNLLHSPLPNLLAEPLNYISQSMVAVALLTLGAQIVQYPFRLRRTAVYISMVLRLIAGPIVGFMLVLLLGLKGIPAQALLIASGMPTGVNTSILAEEYKNEPDFAAQTVLLSTIVNVITMTLLISASRHLV